The genomic DNA ACTGCCCTGCATATGGACGCCGTTGAATTTTACGTGGATATTGTGAATCCCATTTTCTCTCGGCATAAATCGGACCGAGTAAGTGTCCGAGTCGATCCCTTGAATGAAGCAATCGTCTTCGATACCGCTTGGAGACACTATCTGTGTAGAAAAACATAATAGTCCAATGTAGTAAATATATACGCGGAAAAGTCAATCTAGGGAACACTAGGAATCGCTAGAGTTTCCCATAGATTTTTCTAGAATCTAgatatatgtgaaatattcaagattatgataagattaaaaatattttgaattatatgtaGTGAAATTAAATGGAAAGTTCGAATATATAgtccaatataataaatatatgaaaagtcAATCTAAAGGACACTAGGAATCGGAATTAGATTTCTTCATAgatttttctagaatttaGATATACGTGAAATATTCAagattaaagtaattaaaaatattttgagttGTGtgcaatgaaattaaatagaaagttCGAATATATAGTccaatatagtaaatatacgCGAAAAGTCAATCTAGGGGACACTAGGAATCGCTAGAGTTCCCCATAGATTTTTCTAGAATCTAgatatatgtgaaatattcaagattatgataagattaaaaatattttgaattatgtatagtgaaattaaatggaaagttcgaatatataatccaatataataaatatacgcgAAAAGTCAATCTAGGGAATACTAGGAATCGTTAGATTTCTTCATAGATTTTTCTAGAATCTAGATATACGCGAAATATTCaagattaagataattaaaaatattttgagttATGtgcaatgaaattaaatagaaagttCGAATATATAgtccaatataataaatatacgcgAAAAGTCAATCTAGGGATACTAAGAATCGCTAGATTTCCTCATAGATTTTTCTAGAATCTAGTATTCTAGATACACGCGAAATATTCaagattatgataaaattaaaaatattttaagctgTATATAGTGAAGATAAATagaaagtttttgaaaatataatccataataaatatatacgaaaagTTAATCTAGGGGTCACTAGGAATCGCTAGATTTCCCATAGATTTTTCTAGAATTCTAGATATacacgaaatattaaaattaaaaatattttgagttATCCCagtgaaattaaatagaaaatttgttttcaaaaaatacattatttttgaaactaaTTAAGAGCGACGACgagttatttaattgtatgaaTGAAACACGTAGGAGCGAGACGCGAGTGGCTGTAGGCGCATGCGGCGAAAACCTACGCAATATGATGATGTTGACTACGTTGTTTCACAAGAGGAAGTTATTTAGAGCGCACAATTTTCGCAAGGACATTGTCGCCTAAAATGTTTGTGCAGATTTCTAAGAAAAACGAAGGTTGTTTGATGATTTTAGTTATTTGGCTAAAATTTTACTCGATATTTCGTGTTTACGTTTCGCATTTCGATCCGGAACTATCAAAAGTTCCAtactaaaagtaaataaatagctgtgtatttaatttcgatcaaacgtgaccatatatatataaataatacaatttcaataataaattatattaagcgCAAAACATAAACGCGTATAAGGATAGACAAATTCCTGATatcatctattattataaaaataataatattattattaatctatatttataaacgataaaacgtttttttattatatattctcgtTTCATAAAAATGATCGATACCTTCGCGTCGAGTTCACCCTTGGCACCATTTTTGCGAACAAGGAAAGTGGCTGGCTTGTCCGGTTGCACGCCGGATTCCGGAAATTGCGCCACTTCGAGCTTATGAGCGTCGCCCATCGCCGGTGACACGTAAACCTTGTGTGGGGAATCGGGTATATGTTGATCGTTGAACTTTATTCCTACCCTGTATTCGCCTGAAAATTTAAGAGGacaaattattccaatatcgatattcgtattccaatatctttttcgtatctattctatctttttttttttttatttaacgtgCATATCGACACGTTAAATTGATCATTTCATCGAATcatccctccttccctctttcCCCTCCCCATATATACAATAGACTGACCATCATCTTCGGAATTATCGCACTCATTTCCAGAAACGAGTATTCGCGTGGTGGCGGTAAACGTGTCCATCTTTTATATCCACTGatacgaataaaagaaaaattggagagaatatttatatatattttattctgtttGTTTGTATgtagacaaaaaaaatttgcgatTATTTGTACAGTAATTAGAAAAgtgggaagggagagggaggagagaggaagaggaagaaagagggaggaaatGAGAGGACGCGAGAGAAAAGTTGAAAGTgtgggagagagaggaagagaagggaggaggggtgtAACAAAGCAAGAAACGCGAAGAAAGAGGATAAAACGAGGAAAGTGAAGAGAACTGAGGCGCAGCTAAATCCGCGAACCACTATTTTCCTCAGCCTGATTCTAACTTCTGATCTCGATTCGTCCacgctttctctctttcggTATCTCCgtcttcctctcttcctccgtCTCTTTCCCTCATTTGATGCACACCACCCAAATATAACGGCCCACGGCTAATTCACGTCCAGCCTTAGCCACTAAAATATGAATCCACCTTAGACGCAAATATAGACCAGAAGGTATTTCTGGATCGGCCAAGAACAGCCGATGAAGAGGCTGGTGAGAGGCCCTTGTCCACCGCTCCTTCGGAACGGCTGGTATGCTCCATTTTTATCGCCGTTCATTCATTCCGTTAATACGTAatccaaaaattttacaaatttcttgtaaatttctgttttttaaacaattttcttttttttttttcttttatgacacaaagagagaaatgaaaaggaaTTGGACCGGATCCCGATAAAAGAGatttaatcgaagaaaagaaaattaatacttgGCAAGATGACTTATTATTGTGCATAgtataaatcgattaattctttttttttttaaatttcttgaattattttttaaattccttgataaaaaaaaaaatcgaatctatgaaaatgtaaatttttctcctttatttttttccctcttattcattatatacgTAGGGAAACGTAGCCACGAGAGGATGATATAACATTAACtgcaatgattttaaataagctCCTAATGACATGTAAACAGGAGTTTACAAACATtgcaacaatttaattaacatccATGTTCGCATGATTCACTTGAAAGTGATTTAGTAGTCCAAATGGGCAATACAACTTTCAAGGTGACTAACCGactaaaatatgaattatcgaCGTTGGCAAACATCCATGACTTAAATGACAGTTAAACGGTAGACTGTTTTACGAACACTTATGTTGCAATTAGCGAATCATGAGTTTTCATTATCTATTACTTAGTAACGAGAAACTCGTGCTCCTGACAATATTCCTGGAGGTATTGTTCCTGCgctattctattaattctttGTTGCTCGCGCATATAACTGatttactttgaaaaaaaaatactataccAATCACGTTTTAAAAAGCATAAGTATTCGAATTTCCTTAAACCGAACAAGtaaattttgatcattatttataaataatctcttctttttcattacttaaaaattcGCTTCAAgctaaagtaaataaataaaattttatttttaagagcaAACCGCATGCATCGAAGTTaaaggataaaattatttcgatgagTTTAAACCAATTAACTTTTCACCCCGTTATAATCGCGCAAAAGGAAATAATGCGATCGTGgaataacttataaaatatttctttttaatagacGCATATtcggaggaaaaaagaagaaggaggccACGTCCGTTATCCGTCCtgaaataaaacgaaagagagaacACTCACCAGGCTCGGAAACGACGTAGCTGACGTAACAGCTGCCGTCTTTTCGATCCTTGAAGTCGATCTGAGCTTTGCTGGGTCCCTCGACGGACACGGCCAGAGTACCAGCCCCGGCCTCCCTCGTCCATATATTGAACTCGCACGGCTCTCCCTGCTCGCCCCTTTCCAACCCGGGTCCGCCCGCGTGCACCCTGTGCGCCCCGCCATCCCTCAAAGGGCCGACGGTGAATTGGAACGGGGACCCGGGTATGTGCATCTCCTTGTATCGAACCGAGACGGTGTGCACCCCGAGCTCCTTGGGCACGAAGGCGACCGCGTACAGGCCGTCCTCCACCTCCTTGATCTCCGCATCCTCGGTCACGCCCCCCGGGGAGGTGACGGTGGCGGCTAGGTCGAACGACGTGATGCCGGGCATCTTGAACGTGAGCTTGCACTGGCTTCCCACCTCCGTGATCGGCACGGCCTCCCTCTGCCTTTGGATCTTCTCCCTCTGCCGGTTGCTACCCTCCCCGGTCACCTTGACGGTGAACGGCGAGCCCTCCACGTGGTGGTCGGCGAATTTCAGATTGATGATGTAGTAGCCGGGCTCGGTCGGCTTGTAAGAGATGTTCAACGTGCCGTCCTCGTTGTCCTTGCACTGGATCTCCGCCTTGCTTGGCCCCTCGACCGACAACGAGAGGCCGCCGAAACCCGCGTTCCTCGTGTCGATCGAGAAGAAGTTCTCCACGTGGGTTTTCCCCTCCGCCAAGCCGGACCCGGACACCTTCACCTTCTTCGCGTCCCCCACCTCCCTGTCCTTCACGTCGATCTTGAACGGAGAGTTCTGGATGTGCTTGCCCAGCTTCTTCACAGCGACCGTGTGAGAGCCGGCCTCGCGGGGGGTGAACGAGACGCACATGTTCCCGTTGGGCATCATCTTGAGGAAGCAGGGCTCCTCGAGGCCGCTCGGGGCCGTGATCGAGGCGTTCAACGATCTTATGTCGGAGTCCGTCACTTTGCCCGGTAACTGGACCTCGCTCGATGAACCAACCGAGATTTGATTTCTCTTCCGGCCCTCGCCTGAAAAACGTCATCGAtggatattctttttatctttgtttcctttatttaattttttcttctgtttggaaactcgatttctttcttcatttcctCGCCTAGAAAGGATTACTAAactatttctttgtttatgTACAATATTATCCGCAATAAACtggtttgatatttatttatatgggATAGGTGTTTTTGTTCACTTGTCGAGTGCGAAGAAAATATCGTGATGgatattttgtgatttttttttttaatttcctcgtCTAGAAAACATtactaaactattttttttgttccaaatacaatattattcagTAAActgattcgatatttatttaatgtgttCACTTGTTCACTTGTcgaatgtaaaagaaaagcTCATGATGGATATTTTGtgattttctcgaaaagattattaaactatttttttgttcCAGATGCAATATTATCCACAATAaactaatttgatatttatttatatggaaTAGGTGTTTTTGTTTACTTGCAAAGAAAAGatcatgataaatattatgtgagttcttttgttctttcttttttgatttcttcAAAAAGATTTAACTATTAAACTATTTCTTTGTTCCAGATACAATATTATCCGATATTTATTTGGGGATATATGAGTGCAAAGAAAAGATCAGATACTTTGTGAATAATAACACAAATAACTTAACGAACGATACTCTTTGCGATGCTTGAACCGACTTTTGAGATTCTTTTCATCgggaatttaatttctttttatcctaaAAGATGATCAAAAGATCGtgaaatagatattttgtGTTTCTTCGCCtagaaaaaattactaaattatttctttgttcCAAATACATTTTACTGTCCGCTTAAGTATCGCTGgtacgatatttatttgatagatGTTCTTCATCGCTTTGTTAACGAGCGATACTTAAGCTGACTTTTGACGCTctttttatcagaaatttgatttttcaatcctAGAAAGAAATTCACGAGAAAGATTCACATTTCATGATGCgttactttttccttttatttggaaatttttcaaacgatcaCGATCAATGATACCTGTGATTTTGGCAACGTAAGGGCTGCCCCGAATGTGTTTGTCGCCGAATTTCACGCCGATTTTGTACTCCCCAGGGGCGGTTGGTAGATACGAGACCGAGATCGTTCCATCCTTGTTGTCGTGGCAGGAGATCTCAGCTTTGCTGGGTCCTTCCACCGACAACGAAAGCCCACCGGCTCCTGCGTCTTTCGTCGAGATGTTGAAGTTCCCCGGCTCGCCGCATACGCCGTATATTAAACCTGGCCCGTACGCAGTCACGTATCCGCTCGCCAACGAATCCACGTGGAATTTGAACGGTGAAcctaattgataaaaagaacaaaagtGTATTGTCGAAAAATCAGAACGGATGGAAACTAGGATAATATTCACGAGTAAGAAACATTTGATTCAATTCACGTGACACGTTTTATTACACTACAAACCTTGAACATGTTCGCCATTGAATTTGACCGAAAGCTCGTGCTGCCCTTCTTCCCTGGGATCGTATCTGATGGACACTGTGCCGTCGTGATTGTCCTCGATCACCGGTTTATCCATGTTCCCGCTCGGCATTTTTACTTCGGCTAGAAAAGATATAGaggaaaatataacaattgaatttttagctTTTAACTTAATCATCAACTTAACGATCACGTTGgataaaatgattgaattccacgaaatttcgcgaaattaCGTGGAGGGTT from Apis mellifera strain DH4 linkage group LG4, Amel_HAv3.1, whole genome shotgun sequence includes the following:
- the LOC409697 gene encoding filamin-like isoform X6; its protein translation is MPSGNMDKPVIEDNHDGTVSIRYDPREEGQHELSVKFNGEHVQGSPFKFHVDSLASGYVTAYGPGLIYGVCGEPGNFNISTKDAGAGGLSLSVEGPSKAEISCHDNKDGTISVSYLPTAPGEYKIGVKFGDKHIRGSPYVAKITGEGRKRNQISVGSSSEVQLPGKVTDSDIRSLNASITAPSGLEEPCFLKMMPNGNMCVSFTPREAGSHTVAVKKLGKHIQNSPFKIDVKDREVGDAKKVKVSGSGLAEGKTHVENFFSIDTRNAGFGGLSLSVEGPSKAEIQCKDNEDGTLNISYKPTEPGYYIINLKFADHHVEGSPFTVKVTGEGSNRQREKIQRQREAVPITEVGSQCKLTFKMPGITSFDLAATVTSPGGVTEDAEIKEVEDGLYAVAFVPKELGVHTVSVRYKEMHIPGSPFQFTVGPLRDGGAHRVHAGGPGLERGEQGEPCEFNIWTREAGAGTLAVSVEGPSKAQIDFKDRKDGSCYVSYVVSEPGEYRVGIKFNDQHIPDSPHKVYVSPAMGDAHKLEVAQFPESGVQPDKPATFLVRKNGAKGELDAKIVSPSGIEDDCFIQGIDSDTYSVRFMPRENGIHNIHVKFNGVHMQGSPFRIKVGKVEADPAALHAYGNGLKEIKTGQKTDFIIDTCNAGSGALCVTVDGPSKVAMDCTEVEEGYKVRYTPLVPGDYYISIKYDGYHIVGSPFKVPCTGADLAERGAQETSSIVVETVQKISKAKQVGPVLPLFKSDATKVTSKGMGLKKAYLGKQNVFTVNASDAGNNILYVGVYGPKGPCDEVSMKHTGRNNYNVNYLVRERGEYIVIVKWGDEHIPGSPYKVEV
- the LOC409697 gene encoding filamin-like isoform X5, whose protein sequence is MVWEEEEVETTWQEVSTFYRYGLKSVICSQYDYAERGPICYTRIDPGNEGTPPGLDFSPLIFQSLFYVQTKKAEVKMPSGNMDKPVIEDNHDGTVSIRYDPREEGQHELSVKFNGEHVQGSPFKFHVDSLASGYVTAYGPGLIYGVCGEPGNFNISTKDAGAGGLSLSVEGPSKAEISCHDNKDGTISVSYLPTAPGEYKIGVKFGDKHIRGSPYVAKITGEGRKRNQISVGSSSEVQLPGKVTDSDIRSLNASITAPSGLEEPCFLKMMPNGNMCVSFTPREAGSHTVAVKKLGKHIQNSPFKIDVKDREVGDAKKVKVSGSGLAEGKTHVENFFSIDTRNAGFGGLSLSVEGPSKAEIQCKDNEDGTLNISYKPTEPGYYIINLKFADHHVEGSPFTVKVTGEGSNRQREKIQRQREAVPITEVGSQCKLTFKMPGITSFDLAATVTSPGGVTEDAEIKEVEDGLYAVAFVPKELGVHTVSVRYKEMHIPGSPFQFTVGPLRDGGAHRVHAGGPGLERGEQGEPCEFNIWTREAGAGTLAVSVEGPSKAQIDFKDRKDGSCYVSYVVSEPGEYRVGIKFNDQHIPDSPHKVYVSPAMGDAHKLEVAQFPESGVQPDKPATFLVRKNGAKGELDAKIVSPSGIEDDCFIQGIDSDTYSVRFMPRENGIHNIHVKFNGVHMQGSPFRIKVGKVEADPAALHAYGNGLKEIKTGQKTDFIIDTCNAGSGALCVTVDGPSKVAMDCTEVEEGYKVRYTPLVPGDYYISIKYDGYHIVGSPFKVPCTGADLAERGAQETSSIVVETVQKISKAKQVGPVLPLFKSDATKVTSKGMGLKKAYLGKQNVFTVNASDAGNNILYVGVYGPKGPCDEVSMKHTGRNNYNVNYLVRERGEYIVIVKWGDEHIPGSPYKVEV